Proteins encoded by one window of Archaeoglobus veneficus SNP6:
- a CDS encoding ABC transporter substrate-binding protein — protein MRKSSLATLLLLALALTLAGCIQEKPKVQQAPQAGITITDMAGRTITLNETPERVVVLTSYWAETLRLLEVDDKVVGVGNYVPESDYISESIKNKPTVGSTFKGVNWEAVASLNPDLIITDWYGGKYKDKEIIEKAEQLGIPVIALQAKTVEDNIKCIEILGKAFGKEDKAKEIVDFMNSKLDEVKEISKQVPEKKVLVISAPKDISGPITVYAKGSAWGSIPEIVGAHNVAFDKEFDTQWPKVDLEKIIAWWNDTDVLIVISFDEKKLEEAVKKIKEDERWKEVKAVKERHVYGILAGGKFGHFLDWGPRIAVGVYQFGCAVYPEQYPRWQKVADELLSFYDMSFYRTVVDTEGREVKVPLKVERAVVLAGQVAELMYCWGDFDKVVGITRWAEKNPVLAKFTNLKEIPAVGGGRDPNVEAIISLKPDIVITYGGEYGYSTPRSVIEQLEKAGIPVVLVELSNLDEVYRTIEIVGEILNKEDKASETIDQMKEVIALVKDEAGKIPKEERIKAIWLWSKPTKVTGNSGVTNDLIINAGAINPASELEGKYVEVPLEKIVAWNPDVIIIWSSAKYGPEDLINDPRWQDISAIKNEKVYKQPRLLADTWSIRVAVLQAWMFDKFYPGRIDFNSTANEFFEYFYGVSYEEFEKEFEV, from the coding sequence ATGAGAAAGAGCTCTCTCGCAACATTGCTGCTGCTGGCACTCGCCCTTACGCTTGCAGGCTGCATTCAGGAAAAGCCAAAAGTTCAGCAAGCCCCACAGGCAGGTATAACAATAACAGACATGGCTGGAAGAACGATTACGCTGAACGAGACGCCGGAGAGAGTAGTTGTTCTAACGAGCTACTGGGCTGAAACGCTGCGATTGCTTGAGGTTGATGATAAAGTCGTTGGAGTTGGAAACTACGTTCCAGAATCCGATTATATTTCTGAAAGCATTAAAAACAAGCCGACAGTGGGGAGTACCTTCAAAGGTGTAAACTGGGAAGCCGTTGCGAGCTTAAACCCCGATTTAATAATAACGGACTGGTATGGCGGAAAATACAAGGATAAAGAAATCATAGAGAAAGCAGAACAGCTTGGAATTCCCGTTATAGCTTTGCAGGCGAAGACAGTTGAAGACAACATAAAGTGCATTGAAATACTTGGAAAGGCGTTTGGAAAGGAGGACAAAGCGAAGGAAATCGTTGATTTCATGAACTCGAAGCTGGATGAGGTAAAAGAGATCTCGAAGCAGGTTCCAGAGAAAAAAGTTCTTGTGATTTCTGCTCCTAAGGACATATCCGGCCCCATCACAGTTTATGCGAAAGGAAGTGCCTGGGGAAGTATTCCTGAAATAGTCGGAGCTCACAACGTCGCTTTTGACAAGGAGTTCGACACGCAGTGGCCAAAGGTGGATTTGGAGAAGATCATAGCTTGGTGGAACGACACTGATGTGCTGATAGTAATCTCGTTTGACGAGAAAAAGCTCGAAGAGGCAGTTAAGAAGATAAAAGAGGACGAAAGGTGGAAAGAAGTTAAGGCAGTAAAAGAGAGGCATGTGTACGGAATTCTCGCTGGGGGCAAGTTTGGACATTTCCTGGACTGGGGGCCAAGAATAGCTGTCGGAGTTTACCAGTTTGGCTGTGCAGTCTATCCAGAACAGTATCCGAGATGGCAGAAGGTTGCAGATGAGCTGCTGAGCTTTTACGACATGAGCTTTTACAGAACTGTCGTCGACACGGAGGGCAGAGAGGTAAAAGTTCCGCTTAAGGTTGAGAGAGCTGTTGTTCTCGCTGGCCAAGTTGCTGAACTGATGTACTGCTGGGGTGACTTCGATAAGGTTGTGGGTATAACGAGGTGGGCAGAAAAGAACCCCGTTCTTGCGAAATTCACGAATCTCAAAGAAATTCCAGCAGTTGGTGGAGGAAGAGATCCGAACGTTGAGGCGATAATATCGCTGAAGCCGGACATCGTTATAACCTACGGTGGAGAATACGGCTATTCAACGCCCAGGAGTGTGATAGAACAGCTCGAAAAAGCTGGAATCCCGGTAGTCCTTGTAGAGCTTAGTAACCTCGACGAGGTGTACAGAACCATAGAAATCGTTGGAGAAATTCTGAATAAAGAGGACAAAGCCAGTGAAACGATAGACCAGATGAAAGAAGTGATTGCCCTGGTTAAGGATGAGGCAGGCAAGATACCTAAAGAAGAGAGAATTAAGGCAATATGGCTCTGGAGTAAGCCCACGAAGGTTACAGGCAATTCAGGAGTTACGAACGATTTAATCATTAATGCTGGAGCCATAAATCCCGCAAGCGAGCTCGAAGGGAAGTACGTGGAAGTCCCACTTGAAAAAATCGTTGCCTGGAATCCGGACGTTATAATAATCTGGAGTTCTGCAAAGTATGGCCCTGAAGATCTGATAAATGACCCAAGATGGCAGGATATAAGCGCGATTAAGAATGAGAAGGTGTACAAACAACCAAGGCTCCTGGCAGACACTTGGAGCATAAGGGTTGCAGTACTTCAGGCATGGATGTTCGACAAGTTCTATCCGGGCAGAATAGACTTCAACAGCACAGCAAACGAATTCTTCGAGTACTTCTACGGAGTAAGTTACGAGGAATTCGAAAAGGAGTTTGAAGTATGA
- a CDS encoding DHH family phosphoesterase, with product MICDVCGGKGYIEVEEPCRICGGSGKAKSFDPKITAELSAEQLEMFAKGICGVCKGTGVVKRTEVCKNCNGSGKAGKCRLCGAKVFGNADLCPQCRRKPHAYLLRNSCGLEDVRLNRVYVGKVSSITDIGVFVSLNKRLRGLIHKKNLGNIKVSENDDILVKVSAIRPTGEIDLVPNPMDGYAIVEISKEAPAVKIAELESLAGKMVEIRGKITHIRQTGGPTIFTILDETGSVNAAAFEGGDRAYPEIKVDDVVRAIGIVKKRDAKPQLEVLEMERLLGEEAYEIHRMIQEELERRSEPIFSGFLIESEILKGLKEEMMNVAKELRKAVFESRPIIIRHHWDADGVCGGVALEKALVDLVEKTNADSEAKYYLVKRKVSRAPFYELEDVVKDLDEALEDVEKHGDKIPLVVLVDNGSGSEDVPAIRQFLAFGADVITIDHHYPDEEVDSYLLYHVNPYKVGGDSNYTSGVLCVEIARMVNPEVDGLELLAAVSIVGDRSEGEVEKYIELSGCTREELYDIGLALEFEGFYLRFRSASGIIHEILGFGRKDRQRKLVDMLAGYAKKAIEEQLDTAMAGVKVQTLPNGIALAAFDVENYAKRFTFPPPGKLTGEIHDRLKKEHPKIVTIGYGPDFAVIRSEGVELDIPRFVKELQQEVPNAGVEGGGHLVVGSIKFIPAKRKDVLAKLAAKIGSL from the coding sequence ATGATATGCGATGTCTGCGGTGGCAAGGGATACATTGAAGTCGAAGAGCCCTGCAGAATCTGCGGAGGTAGCGGGAAGGCCAAGAGCTTCGACCCAAAGATTACTGCAGAACTAAGCGCAGAACAGCTCGAGATGTTTGCAAAAGGAATTTGTGGTGTTTGCAAGGGGACGGGAGTCGTAAAAAGAACAGAAGTTTGCAAAAACTGCAATGGTAGTGGGAAAGCAGGAAAATGCAGGCTATGCGGGGCGAAGGTTTTTGGAAATGCCGATCTTTGCCCGCAATGCAGAAGAAAGCCCCACGCGTACCTTCTCAGGAATAGCTGTGGTTTAGAGGACGTAAGGCTGAACAGAGTTTATGTAGGAAAGGTTTCGAGCATAACGGACATAGGTGTGTTCGTAAGCCTCAACAAGAGGCTCAGGGGACTAATTCACAAGAAGAACCTCGGCAACATCAAAGTTTCGGAAAACGACGATATTCTTGTCAAAGTTTCTGCTATAAGACCTACTGGTGAAATTGACCTCGTCCCCAACCCTATGGATGGCTACGCTATTGTGGAAATTTCTAAAGAGGCTCCAGCAGTAAAGATTGCTGAACTCGAGAGTCTTGCGGGCAAAATGGTTGAGATAAGGGGGAAGATTACCCACATTAGGCAGACTGGCGGGCCAACGATTTTTACGATTCTCGATGAGACGGGAAGTGTTAATGCTGCCGCCTTCGAAGGTGGAGATAGAGCGTATCCAGAGATAAAGGTTGACGATGTCGTAAGGGCAATTGGAATCGTTAAGAAAAGGGACGCGAAGCCCCAGCTCGAAGTCCTTGAGATGGAGAGACTTCTTGGCGAAGAAGCATATGAAATACATCGAATGATTCAGGAGGAGCTCGAGAGGAGGAGCGAGCCAATCTTTTCCGGATTCCTCATTGAAAGCGAGATTCTCAAAGGGCTTAAGGAAGAGATGATGAACGTTGCCAAAGAGCTAAGAAAAGCCGTTTTTGAGTCGAGACCCATAATCATAAGGCACCACTGGGATGCTGATGGTGTTTGTGGGGGCGTAGCCCTCGAAAAGGCACTCGTTGATCTTGTTGAGAAGACCAATGCAGATAGCGAGGCGAAGTACTATCTCGTGAAAAGAAAGGTGTCGAGAGCACCGTTCTACGAGCTTGAAGACGTTGTTAAAGACTTGGATGAGGCTCTTGAGGACGTTGAAAAGCACGGCGATAAGATACCTCTTGTCGTGCTTGTGGATAACGGTTCTGGCAGTGAGGATGTGCCGGCAATACGGCAGTTCCTCGCATTCGGAGCGGACGTCATAACCATAGACCACCACTACCCCGACGAGGAGGTTGATAGCTATCTTCTCTATCACGTAAACCCCTACAAGGTGGGAGGGGACAGCAACTACACCTCCGGTGTGCTATGCGTTGAGATTGCGAGGATGGTGAATCCCGAAGTCGATGGACTGGAACTGCTCGCCGCAGTGTCCATTGTAGGTGATAGAAGCGAGGGTGAGGTGGAAAAGTACATAGAGCTATCCGGCTGTACAAGAGAGGAGCTGTACGATATTGGACTTGCGCTTGAATTTGAGGGTTTTTACCTTCGCTTCAGGTCTGCAAGTGGCATAATCCACGAAATCCTTGGATTCGGCAGGAAGGACAGACAGAGAAAGCTCGTTGATATGCTTGCTGGTTATGCAAAGAAAGCCATAGAAGAGCAGCTCGACACGGCAATGGCCGGCGTGAAGGTGCAAACGCTGCCAAATGGCATTGCCCTTGCAGCTTTCGACGTCGAGAACTATGCAAAGCGCTTTACCTTCCCTCCGCCTGGCAAGCTGACAGGCGAGATTCACGACAGGCTCAAGAAGGAACATCCAAAGATTGTAACAATCGGATACGGCCCGGATTTTGCCGTAATAAGGAGCGAAGGGGTTGAACTTGACATACCGCGATTTGTGAAGGAATTGCAGCAGGAAGTGCCGAACGCTGGCGTTGAAGGCGGAGGCCACCTCGTCGTCGGCTCGATAAAGTTCATACCGGCGAAGAGGAAGGATGTGCTGGCGAAGCTGGCTGCGAAGATTGGCTCCCTTTGA
- a CDS encoding FecCD family ABC transporter permease, with protein MSRRVILLFFLIFPVFSFFLSLCIGAYHIPLSAIIKMITAKTLEAITFGRFSLELNYPSTYETILFQIRLPRVITAMLVGSALAVSGAVLQATFRNPLVDSYIIGISAGAAFGAALAFGFLPASIEVSAFVFSMVAMFLTYTLAKIRGRVTVISLILAGIIMNAFFSALTSMLKFLMEHEKLAGVVYWLMGSFASADWSVVSRITIPITAGCIAICLMRWHLNVLSMGEEAQILGIDVGKMRFIYVSIVSFMTAIAVAHCGIIGWVGLIMPHIVRMAFGPDHKTLIPLSIAIGAGFMVLADDVARALTTFEIPIGIVTTILGIPFFVYLLRKTGGGEWYA; from the coding sequence ATGAGCCGTAGAGTTATCTTGCTATTTTTTCTGATCTTTCCAGTTTTTTCTTTCTTCCTCAGTCTGTGTATTGGAGCTTATCACATACCCCTGTCAGCCATAATAAAGATGATTACCGCAAAAACTCTGGAAGCCATAACGTTTGGCAGATTCAGCCTGGAGCTGAACTACCCCTCCACGTACGAGACTATTCTGTTCCAGATCAGGCTTCCACGCGTAATCACTGCGATGCTCGTTGGCTCTGCTCTGGCTGTTTCTGGAGCGGTACTGCAGGCCACTTTCAGGAATCCGCTCGTTGACTCGTACATAATAGGTATCTCTGCTGGAGCTGCGTTTGGAGCTGCTCTGGCTTTCGGATTCCTGCCAGCAAGCATAGAGGTTTCAGCTTTCGTTTTTTCAATGGTTGCGATGTTCCTGACATACACCCTTGCAAAGATAAGAGGAAGGGTTACCGTCATCTCGTTAATTCTGGCCGGGATAATAATGAATGCGTTCTTCTCAGCCTTAACGTCCATGTTGAAGTTTTTAATGGAGCACGAGAAGCTTGCGGGCGTTGTTTACTGGCTGATGGGCAGTTTTGCCAGCGCAGACTGGAGCGTCGTATCCCGCATAACAATTCCGATAACTGCTGGTTGTATTGCCATATGCCTCATGAGATGGCACCTGAACGTCCTTTCCATGGGCGAGGAAGCGCAGATTCTTGGCATAGACGTTGGAAAGATGAGGTTTATCTACGTCTCGATAGTTTCCTTCATGACCGCAATAGCCGTTGCGCACTGCGGTATAATCGGCTGGGTTGGTCTGATCATGCCTCACATCGTCAGAATGGCCTTTGGGCCTGACCATAAAACCCTGATTCCCCTGTCAATTGCTATAGGAGCGGGTTTTATGGTTCTGGCGGATGATGTGGCGAGAGCTTTAACTACGTTCGAAATACCCATTGGTATCGTAACTACAATCCTCGGTATTCCATTTTTCGTCTATTTGCTCAGGAAAACGGGAGGAGGGGAATGGTATGCTTGA
- the truA gene encoding tRNA pseudouridine(38-40) synthase TruA gives MRVALKLAYIGTDFAGFQYQPDERTVEGELFKAFESLGINVKASNYKCAGRTDAGVHAFSQVVALDVSDAKKVLPRVINANLPDDIVVWAWAKVPDDFNPRYATSRTYIYVLYSREYDISAMRKAAKLLLGTHDFTNFTKKFGEGQSCVRTIYNVELRVNGDFLIFEIEGNAFTWNMVRCIIAALEAVGSRHRSVEWFEEMLNPEKHRERIEPAPAYGLILKDIKYSGVEFEVDDYAWRSLQLKLEKLVMYHGTIYKLFSLFRDSA, from the coding sequence ATGAGGGTCGCTTTAAAGCTTGCATATATCGGCACGGACTTTGCCGGCTTTCAATACCAGCCGGACGAGAGGACGGTTGAAGGAGAGCTCTTTAAAGCATTTGAGAGCTTGGGGATAAACGTAAAAGCATCCAACTACAAATGCGCCGGAAGGACAGATGCAGGCGTCCATGCTTTTAGTCAGGTTGTTGCACTGGACGTCAGCGATGCCAAGAAGGTTTTGCCGAGGGTCATAAATGCGAACCTTCCTGACGACATAGTTGTGTGGGCGTGGGCGAAGGTTCCCGATGACTTTAATCCCCGCTACGCAACAAGTAGAACGTACATTTACGTCCTCTACTCCAGAGAGTACGACATTTCCGCGATGCGCAAAGCTGCAAAGCTATTGCTCGGCACCCACGACTTCACAAACTTCACGAAAAAGTTTGGAGAGGGACAGAGCTGCGTAAGAACAATCTACAACGTCGAACTTCGTGTGAACGGAGACTTTCTGATTTTTGAGATAGAAGGGAACGCGTTCACGTGGAACATGGTACGCTGCATAATCGCAGCGCTTGAAGCTGTTGGTAGCAGGCACAGAAGTGTGGAGTGGTTTGAGGAAATGCTGAACCCGGAAAAGCACAGGGAGAGAATCGAGCCCGCACCAGCTTACGGGCTGATTTTAAAGGATATAAAGTACAGCGGCGTGGAATTTGAGGTTGACGACTACGCCTGGCGAAGCCTGCAGTTGAAACTCGAAAAACTCGTGATGTATCACGGAACAATTTATAAGCTGTTTTCATTATTCCGGGATTCAGCATGA
- a CDS encoding DUF2298 domain-containing protein, whose protein sequence is MLKTIKDCGYSVSKQFGIVTIVYITWILSSLRVLKFDFSVILALFSLLALSLLTLKRVKFSRGIILQEVLFVSTFFISLTYLMHKPEIYFAYSEDFMDFAFLKSILRSDYFPPQDPWFAGENLSYYFGHLIAAILIKISGVEAEAGYNLAVAAFFSIAVQSAFGIGYNLSGRKLHGLATAVLTCFTGFVSGLFQLLAYVTGTGIFNYKPFNGGLTDWLLLFDFSSATRIIPHTINFYPFFTFLQGDMHAHFTSIPFQLAFTGICLAIYQRFNVISFASALAFALFFIGINTWDFPAYLILLIATAYLATKNRMFLIPGVAITMAFLYSLLNGYIGFVDERTNAVDFLQIFAVFTFITLAYLAGIKLRMAVILLSITTIGFLLNFQLAFLLALIVLLLQNRKKEAEFPAILALTAMLLLIFCELFYIDDAYEEPYERMNTVMKVYMEVWLLWGVSSAFFLTRLRKAAKAISVILIAASLIHPFASAVSMPNKAFMGETEELTLNGMKWLEECKPEEYRAIRWLENKSGVVLEAPGEAYRYSSRVSTFTGLPTVIGWVSHEVMWGRGWDAVNESVRDVDSIYLNAPKDLVEKYKIRYIFVGEVEKKRYGKIRLDECEWLRKAYEDCGVVVYEVLEN, encoded by the coding sequence TTGCTCAAGACCATAAAAGATTGCGGATATTCAGTTTCAAAACAGTTCGGCATAGTTACGATTGTTTATATTACTTGGATACTTTCAAGCCTCAGAGTGCTTAAATTTGATTTTAGTGTTATCCTTGCCCTATTCTCCCTGCTTGCTCTCTCATTGTTAACCTTAAAGCGCGTAAAGTTTAGCAGAGGAATCATCCTGCAGGAAGTCCTATTCGTCTCAACCTTTTTTATCTCACTGACATACTTAATGCACAAGCCCGAGATTTACTTTGCGTATTCAGAGGATTTCATGGATTTTGCCTTTCTAAAGTCGATTTTAAGGTCGGATTACTTCCCTCCCCAGGACCCGTGGTTCGCCGGGGAGAATCTGTCCTACTACTTCGGACATTTAATCGCTGCAATTCTCATCAAGATCTCGGGAGTTGAAGCTGAAGCTGGTTATAATCTGGCTGTTGCAGCCTTCTTCTCCATTGCCGTGCAGTCGGCCTTTGGGATTGGATACAACCTGAGTGGAAGAAAGCTGCATGGGCTGGCGACAGCAGTTCTTACCTGCTTTACGGGGTTCGTATCCGGATTATTCCAGCTTTTGGCGTACGTCACTGGAACAGGCATATTTAACTACAAACCGTTCAACGGTGGACTTACAGACTGGCTCCTATTGTTTGACTTCTCTTCAGCCACGAGGATAATTCCCCACACGATCAACTTCTACCCGTTTTTCACCTTCCTGCAGGGAGACATGCATGCTCACTTCACGTCGATCCCCTTCCAGCTGGCATTCACTGGAATTTGCCTTGCCATATACCAGAGATTCAACGTGATTTCGTTCGCCTCAGCATTAGCCTTCGCTTTATTCTTTATCGGAATTAACACATGGGACTTCCCCGCATACCTAATTCTGCTCATCGCAACCGCATATCTCGCCACAAAGAACCGGATGTTTTTAATTCCGGGTGTAGCAATCACCATGGCATTTCTTTATTCACTTCTCAACGGCTATATTGGATTTGTCGATGAGAGGACGAATGCTGTGGACTTCCTCCAGATCTTCGCTGTGTTCACTTTTATAACGCTCGCCTATCTTGCAGGGATCAAACTGAGGATGGCAGTAATTCTCCTATCCATCACCACCATCGGCTTCTTGTTGAACTTTCAACTGGCATTTTTGCTGGCTTTAATAGTCTTACTACTGCAGAACAGGAAGAAGGAAGCAGAATTTCCAGCTATCCTGGCGTTAACGGCCATGCTCCTACTCATCTTCTGCGAACTGTTTTACATAGACGATGCTTACGAGGAACCGTATGAGAGAATGAATACGGTGATGAAGGTTTACATGGAAGTCTGGTTGCTCTGGGGCGTTTCGTCAGCTTTCTTTCTGACAAGGTTACGGAAAGCTGCGAAAGCGATTTCCGTAATCCTCATCGCTGCCTCGCTCATTCATCCGTTCGCATCTGCAGTATCGATGCCGAACAAAGCCTTTATGGGCGAAACAGAGGAGCTAACGCTAAACGGGATGAAGTGGCTCGAAGAGTGCAAGCCTGAAGAATACAGAGCGATAAGATGGCTTGAAAATAAAAGTGGAGTGGTTCTGGAGGCTCCCGGAGAGGCTTACAGGTACTCTTCGAGAGTATCAACATTCACGGGACTGCCCACGGTTATTGGCTGGGTTAGCCATGAGGTCATGTGGGGCAGGGGATGGGATGCTGTAAATGAGAGTGTAAGGGATGTTGATTCGATCTATCTGAACGCACCTAAAGATTTGGTCGAGAAGTACAAGATCAGGTACATCTTCGTTGGAGAGGTTGAAAAGAAGAGGTATGGAAAAATAAGGCTGGATGAGTGCGAGTGGTTGAGGAAGGCTTACGAGGATTGTGGAGTCGTTGTGTATGAGGTGTTGGAGAACTGA
- a CDS encoding ABC transporter ATP-binding protein: MLEVKNLKFRYNGFEVNASLNVNKGEILTLLGPNGCGKTTLLRCIYGILNPKTPCVYLDGKDVHSMDLRERAKKMGYVPQTHHPGFPYTVLEFVVMGRASQISTFESPGSEDYRIALEALKLVGIENLADKPYTQISGGQLQLALIARALVQNPRAILFDEPTAHLDFKNQVKVLEMIRRITAEKKVATILTLHDPNLAGMYSDKIALIKGGKIHAVGEPEEVLTENELSQVYEISIKVINADSFRFVIPVLNELKNH; the protein is encoded by the coding sequence ATGCTTGAGGTTAAAAATTTGAAGTTCAGATATAACGGTTTCGAAGTAAACGCAAGTCTGAACGTGAATAAAGGAGAAATCCTGACGCTCCTCGGCCCGAACGGATGTGGAAAGACGACATTGCTCAGGTGTATATACGGAATCCTTAATCCCAAAACCCCGTGTGTTTACCTTGATGGCAAAGATGTTCATTCTATGGATTTGAGAGAAAGGGCTAAAAAAATGGGATATGTTCCTCAAACCCACCATCCAGGCTTTCCATATACGGTTCTGGAATTCGTCGTGATGGGGAGAGCTTCGCAAATATCCACATTTGAATCACCGGGTAGTGAAGATTACAGAATTGCTTTGGAGGCTTTGAAACTCGTTGGCATTGAAAATTTGGCAGATAAGCCGTACACGCAGATCAGCGGTGGGCAACTGCAATTAGCTTTAATAGCGAGGGCTCTCGTTCAAAACCCGAGAGCAATCCTGTTCGACGAGCCTACTGCGCATCTCGACTTCAAGAATCAGGTAAAGGTTCTTGAGATGATCAGAAGGATTACGGCTGAAAAGAAGGTTGCGACGATTTTAACTCTGCACGATCCGAACCTTGCTGGCATGTACTCGGATAAGATAGCTCTCATTAAAGGCGGAAAAATCCACGCAGTCGGAGAGCCTGAAGAGGTACTGACAGAAAATGAGTTAAGTCAGGTATATGAGATCAGTATTAAAGTTATCAACGCAGATTCTTTCAGGTTCGTAATCCCTGTTCTTAACGAACTCAAAAATCATTAG